AAGAGCGGCGGCGACCTGGGCGTGCAGCGCCACCCGGGGCAGCCCGCCCAGCATGCCGAGCGCCTCCAGCCGGGCCGGTACGTCGGTGGCTGCGTTGGCGTGCAGCGTTCCCGCGCCACCGTCGTGCCCGGTGTTCAGCGCGGCGAGCAGGTCGACCACCTCCGCGCCCCGGCACTCGCCGACCACCAGCCGGTCCGGGCGCATCCGCAGCGCCTGGCGGACCAGGTCGGTGAGGCCGACCACCCCGGAACCCTCCACGTTCGACGTCCGGGCCTGGAGGCCGACCACGTGCGGGTGCACCGGGCGCAGCTCGGCGGCGTCCTCCACCAGCACGATCCGTTCCGTCGTCGGCACGAGCCCGAGCAGAGTGTTGAGCAGCGTGGTCTTGCCCGAGCCGGTGCCCCCGGTGACGAGGTACGCCAGTCGGGCGGCCACCACGGCGGCGAGCACCGGTGCGACCGGACGGGGCACGGTGCCCTGGCGGACGAGGTCGTCGAGGGTGAACGGACGTTGCCGGAAGGTCCGCAGCGACAGGTAGGGCCCGTCGGTCGCCACCGGAGGCAGGACGGCGTGCAGGCGCGTCCCGTCGGGCAGCCGGGCGTCCGCGTACGGGGCGGCGTCGTCGAGCCGCCGCCCGGTGGCCGCGGTGAGGCGTTGCGCCAGCCGGCGTACGTCGTCGACCGTGCCGAGGGGCACCGCCACCTGGTGCAGCCCGTGCCCCCGGTCCACCCAGACCCGGGTGCCGTTCACCAGCACGTCGGTCACCTCCGGGTCGGCCAGCAGCGGGGCGAGCGGACCGGCACCGACGAGGTCGTCGCGGACCCGGTCGGCGATCCGCAGCAGCGCGGTGTCACCGAGCACGGCGGCGTCCGGCTCGGCCCGTACGGCGGAGACGATGGCGGCCGGGGTGACCGGGGTGGCGGCGGTGGCGAACCGCTGCCGTACCCGGGCGGCGAGTTCCCCGGGGTCGGCGGGCCCGGTCACGCCGCCCCCGTCTCGGGTCGGCCGGTCAGCTCGCCGACGAGCCGCTGGCACAGGACGGCGAGCGGGCCCCGCCCGGCGGCGGCGGGCGCCTCGCCCCGTTCCAGCCCTCGGCAGAGTCCCGGCTCGGGGCGCAGGGTGCCGGCCAGCGGCAGCCCGAGCGCCCGGGCCACCTCCGTTGCCTTCAGCCGGCCGGGTGCGGGGCCGCGCACGATCACCGCCAGGTCGGCGCAGTGCGGGGCGACGGCGGCGACCACCCGGGCCGCGGCGGCGGTGGCCCGCAGCTCGGCCGGTACGACCACGAGGGTCCGGTCGGCCGCCTGAAGGGCGACGACCGCCGCGTCGTCGAGCTGTCTGGGCAGGTCGACGACCACGACGTCCCGGCCCCGCCGGGCGGCGTCGACGGTGGCGACCATCGCCTCGGCGGGCAGGTGCCGCAGGTCGCCCCGGTCCCAGGAGAGCACCACCAGGTCACCTCGACTGGGCAGCGCACGCACCAGCGAGGGCGGGTCCATCCGTCCGTCGGTGGCGGTGAGCGCCGGCCACCGCAGCCCTTCGAGCTGCTCCCAGCCGAGCACCAGGTCCAGGCCGCCGCCGAGCGGGTCGGCGTCGACCAGCAGGGTGCGCAGCCGCGCCCGGGCGGCGGTGACGGCCAGCCCACCGGCGAGCACGCTGGCACCCGCGCCGCCCCGACCGCCGAGCACGGCGACGATCCGGGCGGTGCCGTCGCCCGGCCGGTCGGGGGCGCATTCGGCGAACCGGTCGACCAGCCACGGTTCGGCGGCGGGCAGGGTGGCGACGTGTTCCGCGCCGATCAGCTCGGCGACGTCCGTGGCCGGGTCGAGCTGGCCGGTCCGCCCCACCAGCACCGTCCGGGACCGCCGTGGCAGCCGGGCCCGCAGGCACGCCTGTGCCTGGTCGCCGCCGACGAGCACGAGGGGCGCGGGCAGCCAGCGGGCCCGGGCGGCGGCGGGGTCGGCGGCGAGTTCGACCTCGGTGCCACCGGCGGCGGCGAGGCGGAGCAGTTCGTCGAGGAGGTCGCCGTCGGCGGTGACGAGGAGGGGAAGGCGTCGGTGCGCGGGCAGCGGCGTACGGGGCGGCATGGCGGCCTCCAGCGGTCGGGCTCGGGATGCTGCCGGCGAGCGTGCCGCGCGATCGGGCCGGGCCGTCGCCCCGGCATCGTCGCCTGTGGACAACCACGGCCCCTGTGGACAGCGCCCGGAGGGCGGAAGAATCTGCTATGGCCACGAAGCGCCAAAAGCGCACTGCGGTCCGGGCGCGTCACACCGCACGGGCAACTTCGTCCGGACGGTCCGCGACCTGTCGACGATCGACCGCCACCGCAGGAAAACCGCTGGTCAACAGTCACGACATTTTGGCCGGACGGAACCATTGACGGCGGGGAGCGAGGCCCGCACATAATCGATGCCCCGTGTCGCCGAACGAGCGGCACCGTGCACTCGGAATCGGGGCCATGGCGGATTCACCGGACGACACGCACGGAGCCGAGCCAAACCGACGGGCGACCAGCCGACCGGGCGACCCCCACCGCCGCCCGACGCCACCGCCCGTGCTGCACACCGGGGCGGCCGTCCGCGACGGGCAGCACCGGCCGGGGTACGTACCCGCTCGGGGCGGACCGACGACGGCCCCGGACGGACGGTCGTGGAGTGAGGCCTGGTTGCGGGATCTGTCCCCGGCGACGCTGACCTCGCTGGCCGTCGGCCTGCTCGTGCTGCTGGTGGTCGGGGCGTGGAGCATCTTCCACACGCCCCCGCGACCCGAGCTGCCGCCGCCCCGCGCCGGGGAGGCGATCAAGGCGGAACCGCCGCGATCGGTCGACCCGGAGCTGCTGCCGACCATCAGCTACTCCCCGGCACCGGTCTCCCTCTCCACCCGCGCGTCGATGCCGCCCCGTCCGACGCACCGGCCGACGCGTCCGCCCACCAGGAAGCCCAGCCCGACGCCGTCGCCCAGTTCACCGAGGCCGCCGGCGCCCCGGTCGGACGAGCTGACCCCCCTGCCGCCCTCGCAGGAGCCGTACCTGCGGTCCGCCGGGGGCGGTCCGGAGACCTTCATCGACTTTGCCAACGCCCGCGCGGAGGCGGTGATCGTCTACTGGCTCGACTACGACGGCCACCGGCAGCAGTACGCGGTGCTCCAGCCCGGCCAGTCCTACCGGCAGCAGACCTACGTCGGTCATCCGTGGGTGGTGACGAACGGGCAGGGTTTCGGGCTGGTCTGCTTCCAGCCGGTGGACAGGACGATGCGGGCGGTGATCCGCTGACCGCCGTGGAAGAGGGAGCCCACGGGGTGCGGGTCACGGTCGACCCACGAGGTCCCTCAGTTGCTGCTGTGTCGGTTGGGATGTGAGCAGCTCTGTCCTACCGTTCGAGGCGGTGCGGCAACCGGCGAGGCGAACTCGCACTGTCACCGTCCCGCCGCGGCGGTACGCGAAGATGATCCGGATCGACCCTCCGGAATCCATCGGACAGCTGCGGGGACCTTCCGGGAGTCGCCTGCCCGCGTTCAGGTCAGCGGCGAGTGAAGCCGCGGCGCCGTCGCTGAGGGCAGCCGAGCGGGCCAGCGTCCCGAAAGGCTCGGATGCGGCGGCGCCGTGGTAGCGGCAGATCGTGGCGACGGCGGGATTGTCCGGTACGAGCGTGCCGGACAGTTCCGGGCGATCCGGGTTGGACACCTGTCCCGAGTCCCTGTCCGGACACGTCGCCGGGGTCACCGCCCCCGGGGCCGTGTCGCCGCCGCCGGGGCGGGGCAGGAATCCGGTAGCGGCAACTGCTCCCGCCACCAGGACGGCCGCCGTTCCGGCCAGTCGACGGCGTCGGCGGCGGCGCACCCGGTCCGCAAGCCGGTCGAAAATCGGCGACGAAGGCACCTGTCCGTCGACCAGGTCGCGCAACGCGACCGAGACCTGCCGTTCGAGGTCGGGCCCGCTCATCGAAGCTCTCCCATCGCCACCACGCCTTTGAGCTTGTGCAGAGCCTTGACGGTCTGGCTCTTCACGGTGCCTTCGGAGCAGCCGAGCAGCGCGGCGGTCTGCTCCACCGACAGGTCCTCGTAGAACCGCAGCACCACCACCGCCCGCTGGGCGGGTGGCAGCCCTCGCAGCACCCGGGCGAGCGAATCACGCAGATCCACGCCGGCCACCGCGTCACCGGCGTCCGAGACATCCGGCACCGGGAGACACCGCTCGCCCCACCAGCGCCGCCGCCGCCACGTCAGATAGCTGGTCATCACGACCCGCCGCACGTACCCGTCGGGATCCTCACCCTCGGCTGTCAGCCGCCTCCAGTGCGGCCACACCTTCATCAGGGCGGTCTGCACGAGGTCCTCCGCCTGCTGCCAGTCCCCGGTGAGCAGCCGCGCGGTACGCAGCAGCGCAGCCTGGCGAGCGACCACGTACTCCCGGAATCCCTCCGGCTCCGACACGCTGCCTCCTCGCTGCCCCACTTCCCCGTCAGCAGGGACACGACCTGGACGGCGGACGAGGTTGCCCGGGCTGTCGCCGGGTTCCACCGGCAGCGACGGAGGTCCGGGGAGGAATTCGAGCGGTGACCTGGGGTTGGAGCGCTCCAGCGGAAAGGGACGACCCCCGTCGGGGGGTGACGGGGGTCGTCTGGAGGTTCGGCTCCGGGGGGGGTTGAGCCGAACCCACTCAGCGGTCACGGGGGGTGCAACCGCCGAGGGCCTGCCGCGCGAACGGGACGTGAACGCTCGTCGCGTGAACCAGCA
This genomic interval from Micromonospora sp. CCTCC AA 2012012 contains the following:
- a CDS encoding VHL beta domain-containing protein gives rise to the protein MRDLSPATLTSLAVGLLVLLVVGAWSIFHTPPRPELPPPRAGEAIKAEPPRSVDPELLPTISYSPAPVSLSTRASMPPRPTHRPTRPPTRKPSPTPSPSSPRPPAPRSDELTPLPPSQEPYLRSAGGGPETFIDFANARAEAVIVYWLDYDGHRQQYAVLQPGQSYRQQTYVGHPWVVTNGQGFGLVCFQPVDRTMRAVIR
- the ssd gene encoding septum site-determining protein Ssd: MPPRTPLPAHRRLPLLVTADGDLLDELLRLAAAGGTEVELAADPAAARARWLPAPLVLVGGDQAQACLRARLPRRSRTVLVGRTGQLDPATDVAELIGAEHVATLPAAEPWLVDRFAECAPDRPGDGTARIVAVLGGRGGAGASVLAGGLAVTAARARLRTLLVDADPLGGGLDLVLGWEQLEGLRWPALTATDGRMDPPSLVRALPSRGDLVVLSWDRGDLRHLPAEAMVATVDAARRGRDVVVVDLPRQLDDAAVVALQAADRTLVVVPAELRATAAAARVVAAVAPHCADLAVIVRGPAPGRLKATEVARALGLPLAGTLRPEPGLCRGLERGEAPAAAGRGPLAVLCQRLVGELTGRPETGAA
- a CDS encoding TadA family conjugal transfer-associated ATPase yields the protein MTGPADPGELAARVRQRFATAATPVTPAAIVSAVRAEPDAAVLGDTALLRIADRVRDDLVGAGPLAPLLADPEVTDVLVNGTRVWVDRGHGLHQVAVPLGTVDDVRRLAQRLTAATGRRLDDAAPYADARLPDGTRLHAVLPPVATDGPYLSLRTFRQRPFTLDDLVRQGTVPRPVAPVLAAVVAARLAYLVTGGTGSGKTTLLNTLLGLVPTTERIVLVEDAAELRPVHPHVVGLQARTSNVEGSGVVGLTDLVRQALRMRPDRLVVGECRGAEVVDLLAALNTGHDGGAGTLHANAATDVPARLEALGMLGGLPRVALHAQVAAALQVLLQVRRGAEGRRLESICLLVPEGPDRLLTVVPAWIRGRGLGLAARTLGALLRDRGVAVPPILCAAWPGSAGPA
- a CDS encoding SigE family RNA polymerase sigma factor; this encodes MSEPEGFREYVVARQAALLRTARLLTGDWQQAEDLVQTALMKVWPHWRRLTAEGEDPDGYVRRVVMTSYLTWRRRRWWGERCLPVPDVSDAGDAVAGVDLRDSLARVLRGLPPAQRAVVVLRFYEDLSVEQTAALLGCSEGTVKSQTVKALHKLKGVVAMGELR